In one Roseburia intestinalis L1-82 genomic region, the following are encoded:
- the flgK gene encoding flagellar hook-associated protein FlgK, which translates to MPSTFFGLTIASSGLSAYQVALNTSANNISNVQTKGYSKQQANRVASESIRAYAKYGSMGTGVTTESVKQLRNQYYDNKYWYNQSSVGLYETKLNYLKQIENYFIDDDSSKGFSTILNTMFNDLDTLKNNAGDVNTRQQFIGSAQNFATFFNSVASGLGDIQNNANEEIKSTVQNINSIAEKIASLNHQINVIEIQGGYANELRDQRALLIDELSKIVPTEAEELPVQNSNDPELPTGANYFTVKIGGQVLVDTYDYETLKCVARENKVNQSDMDGLYDVKWEKTGNSFKAGASSMSGTLKALFDIRDGNNGENFTGEARVIDSKHVKVVSPSITDIEAMTVPESGTLTIYGKDYNYTNFTFETDANGKITSYTFELEDALSQQQSNKVDGMQASIGSSVDTMGVPYYMSQMNQFLRSFCSLFNDIMLKGQDLDGNATDYYSFFTGADQVTGEEYVLGKSDKNHGNTTDCGASSYYKLTASNICVSSICVKDSSKLAAQYKADTEEGVDKYKLVEDLAKLKSDTVLFRAGNASGFLKCMISDISIDTQQSTIFSNNYTNIQAALETQRMSVSGVDEDEEALDLIKFQNAYNLSSKMISVMAEVYDKLIEETGV; encoded by the coding sequence ATGCCATCAACATTTTTTGGATTAACGATTGCATCTTCAGGATTAAGTGCATATCAGGTTGCCTTAAATACGAGTGCAAATAATATATCGAATGTACAGACAAAAGGATACAGCAAACAGCAGGCAAACCGTGTTGCTTCCGAGTCTATTCGTGCCTATGCAAAATACGGCAGTATGGGAACCGGTGTTACGACCGAGTCCGTAAAACAGCTTCGCAACCAGTATTATGACAACAAATACTGGTACAACCAGTCATCTGTCGGTTTATATGAGACGAAGCTCAATTACCTGAAGCAGATTGAAAATTATTTTATTGATGATGATTCTTCCAAAGGTTTTTCAACAATCTTAAACACGATGTTTAATGACTTAGATACCTTAAAGAACAATGCCGGAGATGTGAATACACGTCAGCAGTTTATCGGAAGTGCCCAGAACTTTGCAACATTCTTTAACAGCGTTGCATCCGGTCTGGGAGATATTCAGAATAATGCCAACGAGGAGATCAAATCCACGGTTCAGAATATCAATTCCATCGCAGAAAAGATTGCAAGTTTAAATCATCAGATCAACGTCATTGAAATTCAGGGTGGTTATGCGAACGAACTGCGTGACCAGAGAGCCTTACTGATCGATGAGCTATCCAAGATTGTTCCGACAGAGGCAGAGGAACTTCCGGTACAGAACTCAAACGATCCGGAACTGCCGACAGGAGCTAATTACTTTACAGTTAAGATCGGTGGTCAGGTACTGGTAGATACCTACGATTATGAAACATTAAAATGTGTTGCAAGGGAAAATAAAGTAAACCAGTCCGATATGGACGGTTTATATGATGTTAAATGGGAGAAAACCGGCAACAGCTTCAAAGCTGGCGCAAGTTCCATGTCAGGTACCTTAAAGGCATTGTTTGATATCCGTGATGGCAACAACGGAGAGAACTTTACCGGTGAGGCAAGAGTGATCGACAGCAAACATGTGAAAGTTGTCAGTCCTTCCATCACAGACATTGAGGCAATGACGGTGCCTGAGAGCGGTACACTTACCATTTACGGAAAAGATTACAATTATACGAATTTTACATTTGAGACGGATGCCAATGGCAAGATCACATCCTATACTTTCGAACTTGAGGACGCATTAAGCCAGCAGCAGTCCAATAAGGTAGACGGTATGCAGGCATCCATCGGAAGCTCTGTTGATACCATGGGTGTTCCGTATTACATGTCACAGATGAATCAGTTTTTACGTTCTTTCTGTTCTTTATTTAATGATATCATGTTAAAAGGACAGGATTTAGACGGAAATGCAACAGACTATTATTCTTTCTTTACCGGTGCAGATCAGGTGACCGGTGAGGAATATGTATTAGGAAAGAGCGATAAGAATCATGGAAACACGACAGACTGCGGCGCAAGCTCCTATTACAAACTGACAGCATCCAATATCTGTGTATCTTCCATTTGTGTAAAAGATTCTTCCAAGCTGGCTGCACAGTATAAGGCAGATACAGAGGAAGGTGTAGATAAGTATAAACTGGTGGAAGATCTGGCAAAATTAAAGAGTGATACGGTTTTATTCCGTGCAGGAAATGCATCAGGATTCCTGAAATGTATGATTTCTGATATCTCCATTGATACACAGCAGTCTACGATCTTCAGCAACAATTATACAAATATACAGGCAGCGCTTGAGACACAGAGAATGTCTGTTTCCGGTGTGGATGAGGATGAGGAAGCACTTGATCTGATCAAGTTCCAGAATGCCTACAATTTATCATCTAAAATGATCTCAGTTATGGCAGAAGTATATGACAAACTGATCGAGGAAACCGGAGTATAA
- the flgK gene encoding flagellar hook-associated protein FlgK, protein MANGFGSMFIGVAGLQSSQNALNVTSNNLANLDTTGYVRQSVLFADRDYVTFNTTAAISNQQSGLGVTIGDVVHSRDVFLDRLYRTESSRQSFYASTSEALTEVQNYYQELEGQAFQDALTDFWGSFQELYNYPEDSVYQNLVIQKAQLFTSRSSAVYSGLKSYQYNINSQISDDIDQVNELGKTISELNLQIQKIEAGNIETAMTLRDARDLALDELASLVDISYKEEVNGVVRVSVEGNEFVNENGYYKVEKQTDKATGFVTPYWSHLSDPDKGEYTYLFNFNRDISTENKNDMGEIKALVLARGDKVANYKDILGVDGKTYDDTTGMSVMLRAEAQMDQLFHGIATAINDILCPNTEASNYITGLTGNGSVTMTDADGNTYTVTANTKILDADKCAVGSDGKLPPQELFTRLGTERYTEVSYTDPASGETKTYYLYNEEDPADTTKQYTMGSTSVNSALITDETLLPHLRQNGDVDQSLMATLAAVWDKESLTVNPNDTKAYSFKDYYAAMIGEVATYGNVYNSTATNLSQTVQSVDNQRQQVIGVSSDEELTYMIKYQNAYNASSRFINVINEMIEHLITQLG, encoded by the coding sequence ATGGCAAATGGTTTTGGAAGTATGTTTATCGGCGTAGCCGGTTTACAGAGCAGTCAGAATGCACTTAACGTAACATCAAATAACCTGGCGAACTTAGACACAACAGGATATGTGCGTCAGAGCGTTTTGTTTGCAGACCGTGACTATGTCACATTTAATACAACAGCAGCAATCAGCAATCAGCAATCCGGTCTTGGTGTAACGATCGGAGATGTTGTCCATTCAAGAGATGTATTCTTAGATCGGTTATATCGTACGGAATCAAGCCGTCAGTCTTTTTATGCATCGACCAGTGAGGCACTGACAGAGGTGCAGAACTATTATCAGGAATTAGAGGGACAGGCTTTTCAGGATGCATTAACCGATTTCTGGGGCTCATTTCAGGAGCTATATAATTACCCGGAGGATAGCGTATATCAGAATCTTGTTATTCAGAAGGCACAGCTTTTTACCAGCAGATCAAGTGCTGTTTATTCTGGACTGAAGAGTTATCAGTATAATATCAATTCACAGATTTCCGATGACATTGATCAGGTCAATGAACTTGGAAAGACGATCAGTGAACTAAATCTGCAGATCCAGAAGATCGAGGCAGGAAATATTGAAACTGCAATGACACTGCGTGATGCAAGAGATCTGGCATTAGATGAATTGGCAAGTCTTGTTGATATTTCTTATAAAGAAGAGGTAAACGGTGTCGTGCGCGTCAGCGTGGAAGGCAACGAGTTTGTCAATGAGAACGGCTACTATAAAGTAGAAAAACAGACGGACAAAGCGACAGGATTTGTGACACCATACTGGTCCCATCTGTCAGATCCGGACAAGGGTGAGTATACCTATCTGTTTAATTTTAACCGTGATATTTCCACGGAAAATAAAAACGATATGGGAGAGATCAAAGCTCTTGTGCTTGCGAGAGGAGATAAAGTTGCCAATTACAAGGATATTCTTGGAGTGGACGGCAAGACTTATGATGATACGACAGGCATGTCTGTTATGCTCCGTGCAGAAGCACAGATGGATCAGTTGTTCCATGGAATTGCAACGGCGATCAACGATATCTTATGCCCGAATACGGAAGCATCGAATTACATCACAGGTTTGACAGGAAACGGATCTGTTACCATGACCGATGCAGACGGCAATACCTATACCGTGACAGCAAATACGAAGATCTTAGATGCAGATAAATGCGCAGTGGGATCAGATGGCAAACTTCCGCCACAGGAGTTATTTACAAGACTTGGAACAGAACGTTATACGGAGGTTTCCTATACAGATCCGGCTTCTGGTGAGACAAAGACCTATTATTTATACAATGAAGAAGATCCGGCTGATACAACAAAGCAGTACACGATGGGAAGTACAAGTGTGAACAGCGCATTGATCACAGATGAAACACTACTTCCACATTTACGGCAGAATGGAGATGTAGACCAGTCACTGATGGCGACACTTGCAGCAGTGTGGGATAAAGAAAGCCTTACAGTCAATCCGAATGACACAAAGGCATACAGCTTTAAGGACTATTATGCAGCTATGATCGGAGAGGTTGCTACCTACGGAAATGTATACAATTCTACTGCAACAAACCTGTCCCAGACGGTACAGTCAGTTGATAACCAGAGACAGCAGGTAATCGGAGTTTCTTCGGATGAAGAATTGACTTATATGATCAAATACCAGAACGCATACAATGCATCCAGCCGTTTTATTAATGTTATTAATGAGATGATCGAGCATCTGATCACACAGCTTGGATAG
- a CDS encoding flagellar protein FlgN, with translation MEELLDVLGKEEKQYQELITLATEKTDAVVQGNIEHLTDVTTREQDAASVLLNLSNKRNRVLTDMATVLGQSPEEMTITKMIGYLNKQPKEQEALTRQRDRLLEAGAKMQQLNRQNEALLKQALEMVEFDLTLLRSTRQAPETANYDKNAYNTGDILGSSGFDAKQ, from the coding sequence ATGGAAGAGCTTTTGGATGTGCTGGGTAAAGAGGAGAAGCAGTATCAGGAACTGATCACACTTGCGACTGAAAAAACAGACGCAGTGGTGCAGGGCAATATCGAACATCTTACGGATGTTACGACGAGAGAGCAGGATGCTGCGAGCGTGCTTCTTAATCTTTCCAATAAAAGAAACCGTGTCCTGACGGATATGGCGACTGTCTTAGGTCAGAGCCCGGAAGAGATGACGATCACAAAGATGATCGGATATCTTAACAAGCAGCCAAAAGAACAGGAAGCACTTACCAGACAGCGTGACAGGCTGCTTGAGGCCGGTGCTAAGATGCAGCAGCTAAACAGACAGAATGAAGCACTTTTAAAACAGGCATTGGAGATGGTGGAATTTGACCTTACCTTGCTGAGAAGTACGCGACAGGCACCTGAGACTGCCAACTATGATAAGAATGCCTATAATACAGGCGATATCTTAGGCAGCAGTGGATTCGACGCGAAGCAATAG
- the flgM gene encoding flagellar biosynthesis anti-sigma factor FlgM — MRVEAYNQVAQLYNREKTQKVQNTKQMSTGRDEVQISSMGRDYQIAKQAVADASDIREDRVAQLKERLDSGNYNVDMNDFANKLLEKYNALVK, encoded by the coding sequence ATGCGAGTAGAAGCTTATAATCAGGTGGCACAACTTTACAATAGAGAGAAAACGCAGAAAGTGCAGAACACAAAGCAGATGAGCACCGGACGCGATGAAGTGCAGATCTCTTCTATGGGACGTGATTACCAGATCGCAAAGCAGGCAGTGGCAGATGCTTCGGATATCAGGGAAGATAGAGTCGCACAGCTAAAGGAAAGGTTGGACTCTGGTAATTATAACGTGGATATGAATGATTTCGCGAATAAGTTATTAGAAAAGTACAATGCTTTAGTAAAGTAA
- a CDS encoding GNAT family N-acetyltransferase, which produces MKSDKLYRVQREDLPKLEQLLYRCFAHDPLYETLIPDAEVRKRLMPELFQCDMDEFYETCEIFADSEELNSILVVSDEAEHINMFHFFLTESWATIHTDAFLIKEDPSLVTLHNFIKGGDYLNSSWTDQLHQTQRLHIIYLAVDPEMQHHGIAAKLLDETIAYAQEHHMMISLETHNEKNVDFYKNFGFQVYGIVEKNFPLKQYCLIREYQ; this is translated from the coding sequence ATGAAATCGGACAAATTATACCGGGTACAGCGCGAGGACCTGCCAAAATTAGAACAGCTTTTATACCGCTGCTTTGCACACGATCCGCTTTATGAAACACTGATCCCGGATGCCGAAGTAAGAAAAAGGCTGATGCCGGAACTGTTTCAATGCGATATGGATGAATTTTATGAAACCTGCGAGATTTTTGCGGACAGTGAGGAACTAAACAGTATTCTTGTTGTGTCGGATGAAGCAGAGCACATCAATATGTTTCATTTTTTCCTGACAGAGTCATGGGCAACGATCCATACGGATGCATTTCTGATCAAAGAAGACCCATCGCTTGTAACACTTCACAATTTCATAAAAGGCGGGGATTATTTAAACTCAAGCTGGACCGATCAGCTGCACCAGACACAGAGACTTCATATTATTTATCTTGCAGTCGATCCGGAAATGCAGCACCATGGGATCGCTGCGAAACTGTTAGATGAAACGATCGCATATGCGCAGGAACACCACATGATGATATCATTGGAAACACACAATGAAAAAAATGTAGATTTTTATAAAAACTTTGGATTTCAGGTGTATGGAATTGTGGAGAAGAACTTCCCACTGAAACAATACTGCCTGATCCGTGAATACCAGTAG
- a CDS encoding M28 family peptidase: MTHVTMQEAVIKNIDTDYSYQLAKRMEQFHSNEKLGYRPAGSKAEFLTGEMLKDEMQKLGLSDVCKNAVTVDGWEFKNAELTFETKEGKRHTALLGAYQTDFVTDGEQAFSLMYLGKGTEADYEGKDVTGKLVLVDINQRDEWWINYPVYQAHLKGAAAVIAVQCGGYGEVDAKALNAQDIAGPEDAPAFSISREDAALLRELLDGEKEATVWLKADSRVKRDCTTYNISGCIPGKHPERMVLLSAHYDSYFSGFQDDNTAVAMMFGIAKTLIESGFKPNNTIVFCAMAAEEWGVVDSNFDWSTGAYEQIFTAHPEWVGKVIADLNFELPALAHGTRARIRCCYEYVHYIKEYLDGLPELTKAYPEMTSVTAPIETWSDDFSMAIAGIPSMVNDFTGGSFMETHYHSQFDNDDFYDEAVYRLHHELFTLLILALDETAVVPLDFTPVLERILAGGSEITAKVEETQEQIAAITKKLIQVTEEAQEKAKQSYEETAAINTRYHALLAEGNMQEAEQLFAENREREKQLLVKFKQEQDHFVRIDWYGEVFFPHEILWKNIGLLQDSVNALEQSDVDKALEKIYQVDNNAYAFMFDEYVYRHFTDYVFNQPKDRLKWGYGRLLGHEDLYHVVKCLLKKRKEADTDYREELHYLKECYKKQTRRLCETLKEISQTVKEMF; the protein is encoded by the coding sequence GTGACACACGTGACAATGCAGGAAGCGGTCATAAAAAATATTGATACGGATTACTCGTACCAGCTTGCAAAACGGATGGAGCAGTTTCACTCAAACGAGAAACTCGGTTACCGTCCTGCGGGTTCGAAGGCAGAATTCCTGACAGGGGAAATGTTAAAGGATGAGATGCAAAAACTTGGACTGTCGGATGTATGTAAAAATGCGGTTACCGTGGATGGCTGGGAGTTTAAAAATGCGGAGCTTACGTTTGAAACGAAAGAGGGAAAAAGGCATACCGCATTGCTCGGGGCATATCAGACAGATTTTGTAACGGACGGTGAGCAGGCATTTTCCCTGATGTATCTTGGAAAGGGAACAGAAGCGGATTATGAAGGGAAAGATGTAACCGGAAAACTGGTGTTAGTGGATATCAACCAGAGAGATGAGTGGTGGATCAATTATCCGGTTTATCAGGCACATTTAAAAGGTGCGGCGGCAGTGATCGCTGTGCAGTGTGGCGGTTATGGAGAAGTCGATGCGAAGGCACTCAACGCACAGGATATCGCCGGACCGGAGGATGCACCGGCATTTTCCATCTCAAGGGAGGATGCTGCATTATTGCGGGAACTGCTGGATGGAGAGAAAGAAGCAACCGTATGGTTGAAAGCCGACAGCCGGGTAAAACGTGACTGCACGACTTATAACATTTCAGGCTGTATTCCGGGAAAACACCCGGAGCGCATGGTATTGTTGTCTGCACACTATGACTCCTATTTCAGTGGATTTCAAGATGATAATACGGCAGTCGCCATGATGTTTGGCATTGCAAAAACGCTGATTGAAAGCGGATTCAAGCCGAACAACACGATCGTGTTCTGTGCGATGGCGGCAGAGGAATGGGGCGTTGTTGATTCCAACTTTGACTGGTCGACCGGAGCTTACGAGCAGATTTTTACCGCACATCCGGAATGGGTCGGAAAAGTGATCGCAGATCTGAATTTTGAGCTGCCGGCGCTGGCACACGGCACGCGTGCAAGAATCCGCTGCTGTTATGAATATGTACATTATATAAAAGAATATTTAGACGGACTTCCGGAACTGACAAAGGCTTATCCTGAGATGACAAGCGTGACGGCACCGATCGAAACCTGGTCAGATGATTTTTCGATGGCAATCGCAGGAATCCCTTCCATGGTCAATGATTTTACCGGCGGAAGTTTCATGGAAACACATTACCATTCCCAGTTTGATAATGATGATTTTTATGATGAGGCGGTTTACCGGCTGCACCATGAGCTGTTCACACTGCTGATCTTAGCACTGGATGAAACGGCAGTTGTGCCGCTTGATTTTACACCGGTGTTAGAGCGCATACTTGCCGGAGGCAGTGAAATCACAGCGAAAGTGGAAGAAACACAGGAACAGATCGCTGCAATCACAAAAAAATTAATTCAGGTAACAGAAGAGGCACAGGAAAAAGCAAAACAGTCTTACGAAGAGACTGCCGCTATCAATACCCGCTACCACGCACTTCTTGCAGAAGGTAACATGCAAGAGGCAGAACAGCTCTTTGCGGAAAACAGGGAAAGAGAAAAACAACTGCTTGTAAAATTCAAACAGGAGCAGGATCATTTTGTCCGCATTGACTGGTATGGAGAGGTATTTTTCCCACATGAGATATTGTGGAAAAATATTGGCTTATTGCAGGACTCTGTAAACGCTCTGGAACAATCTGATGTGGATAAAGCACTGGAAAAAATATATCAGGTGGATAACAATGCGTATGCATTTATGTTTGATGAATATGTTTACCGCCATTTTACGGACTATGTGTTCAATCAGCCCAAAGATCGTCTGAAATGGGGTTACGGCAGGCTGTTAGGGCATGAAGATCTCTACCATGTGGTGAAATGCCTGCTGAAAAAGAGAAAAGAAGCAGACACAGATTACCGGGAAGAACTGCATTACTTAAAGGAATGCTATAAAAAACAGACCAGACGTCTCTGCGAGACCTTAAAAGAAATCAGTCAGACGGTAAAGGAAATGTTCTGA
- the mscL gene encoding large conductance mechanosensitive channel protein MscL, producing MWMGSIRMDMAVGIIIGGAFTSIVSSLVEDIINPFLGIFGGMNFDKLHWNIVGDVTLNYGKFLTAVMNFLIMAFVVFILVKALNTAARIAPLS from the coding sequence ATGTGGATGGGTTCGATTCGGATGGACATGGCTGTCGGTATTATTATCGGCGGTGCTTTTACAAGTATTGTGTCGTCACTGGTCGAGGATATTATCAACCCGTTTCTTGGAATTTTCGGTGGCATGAATTTTGATAAGCTGCACTGGAATATTGTTGGGGATGTCACATTGAATTACGGAAAGTTTCTGACTGCCGTGATGAATTTCCTGATCATGGCTTTTGTTGTATTTATACTGGTGAAAGCGTTAAATACCGCTGCCCGCATTGCACCTCTATCTTAG
- a CDS encoding DUF6198 family protein, with protein sequence MKETEIQKEKSRRTVRGELALMVAVAINSLGVVLMLHSGAGISAISSVPYAFSEVFTRVSLGTWTYIFQGLLVLSLMILRKKFVPQYLFSFVVGFAFSELLDVHESWINVLPLTPGYRVIYFLISYILLCIGIALSNRCKLPIIPTDLFPRELSDITSVTYSKIKVGFDVTCLAVTAGLTFAFLGHLDGLGIGTILAAFTMGKVIGLIGKWMDRHACFVSFMTQRQTA encoded by the coding sequence ATGAAAGAAACAGAAATACAGAAAGAAAAATCCCGCCGCACGGTCCGCGGGGAACTTGCACTCATGGTCGCAGTTGCCATCAACAGTCTTGGTGTTGTACTGATGCTGCATTCCGGCGCAGGCATCTCGGCAATATCAAGCGTGCCGTATGCATTTTCCGAAGTTTTCACACGCGTATCGCTTGGAACCTGGACTTATATATTTCAGGGACTTCTGGTGCTAAGCCTCATGATCCTGCGGAAAAAATTTGTGCCGCAGTATCTGTTCAGTTTTGTAGTGGGATTTGCATTCAGCGAATTATTGGATGTGCATGAGAGCTGGATCAATGTTTTGCCGCTGACGCCGGGATATCGTGTAATCTATTTTCTGATCAGTTATATTTTGCTCTGTATTGGAATTGCTTTGTCGAACCGATGCAAACTGCCGATCATACCGACGGATTTATTCCCGAGAGAATTGTCGGATATCACATCCGTTACCTATTCTAAGATCAAAGTTGGATTTGATGTTACCTGCCTTGCCGTGACAGCCGGACTGACCTTTGCATTTTTAGGACATCTTGACGGCCTTGGGATCGGAACCATTTTAGCCGCATTTACTATGGGAAAAGTGATCGGACTGATCGGAAAATGGATGGACAGACATGCCTGCTTTGTATCGTTCATGACACAAAGACAGACAGCCTGA
- a CDS encoding LysR family transcriptional regulator, with protein sequence MNLFQLRYFVTLAKMQHYTKAAHELCITQPSLSHAISQLEAELGVALFEKSGRNTTLTSFGEEFLICANRTLATLDSGVSSLQRSARGDGLIRLGMLRSLGVSFIPQLAARYLASHPEHDVRFTFHTGSTGDLVNGLSARDYDLIFCSMPPETESLDTVPITHEDLVLIVPGHHPLAAKQSVALTETLIYPQIYFSHGSGMRAVVDHLFSQINAVPQIAYETEEAEVIAGLTAQGFGIAVVPYMDLLLKLDVKILQISAPVWERNLYMIHDRQAFMPPAVRNFCEFVLKECEYPMIPD encoded by the coding sequence ATGAACTTATTCCAGCTTCGTTATTTTGTAACTTTAGCAAAAATGCAGCACTACACAAAGGCTGCACATGAACTTTGTATCACACAGCCGAGTTTAAGCCATGCGATCTCGCAGTTGGAGGCAGAACTTGGCGTGGCACTTTTTGAAAAAAGCGGACGCAATACTACACTCACAAGTTTTGGGGAAGAGTTTTTAATCTGCGCAAACCGCACGCTTGCCACATTGGATTCCGGAGTTTCATCCCTGCAGCGGAGCGCACGCGGTGACGGATTGATCCGGCTTGGCATGCTGCGTTCCCTTGGTGTCAGTTTCATTCCGCAGCTTGCCGCGCGTTATCTGGCATCCCATCCTGAGCATGATGTGCGTTTTACATTTCATACCGGCTCGACCGGCGATCTTGTCAACGGTCTCTCGGCAAGGGATTATGATCTGATTTTCTGTTCCATGCCGCCGGAGACAGAATCGTTAGACACTGTGCCGATCACCCACGAGGATCTGGTACTTATCGTTCCAGGCCATCACCCACTGGCAGCAAAACAGTCCGTTGCATTGACGGAAACGCTCATCTATCCACAGATTTATTTTTCCCACGGTTCCGGTATGCGTGCCGTTGTGGACCATCTGTTTTCACAGATCAATGCAGTACCGCAGATTGCCTATGAGACAGAGGAAGCCGAGGTGATTGCGGGACTCACTGCACAGGGTTTTGGCATTGCCGTCGTTCCTTATATGGATCTTTTATTAAAGCTGGATGTGAAGATTCTGCAGATCAGTGCGCCTGTATGGGAGCGTAATCTGTATATGATTCATGACCGGCAGGCGTTTATGCCGCCTGCCGTAAGAAATTTTTGTGAATTTGTTTTAAAAGAATGTGAGTATCCTATGATACCAGATTAA
- the bsh gene encoding choloylglycine hydrolase has translation MCTAATYLTKDFYFGRTLDYEFSYGEEITVTPRNYPFHFRHTENLEKHYAIIGMAHMAGDYPLYYDAVNEKGVGMAGLNFVGNAYYHKEESGKKNVASFEFVPWVLAQCATLDEVRDLITDLNIVDTLFSENLPAGMLHWIISDKSGSITVESMKDGLHIHENPVGVLTNNPPFEQQMFMLNNYMGLSPKQPENHFADKLDLNMYSRGMGALGLPGDLSSASRFARVAFTKMNAVSDDSEEESVAQFFHILGSVDQQRGCCEVSDGKYEITIYTSCCNASRGIYYYTTYSNSQITAVDMHREDLDGSVPVHYPMLTKQQILWQN, from the coding sequence ATGTGTACAGCAGCAACTTACCTGACGAAAGACTTTTATTTTGGAAGAACATTAGATTATGAATTTTCTTATGGCGAGGAAATCACGGTGACACCGCGGAATTATCCATTTCATTTCCGTCACACGGAAAATCTGGAAAAACATTATGCGATCATTGGCATGGCGCACATGGCAGGAGATTATCCGCTTTATTATGATGCGGTGAACGAAAAAGGTGTCGGCATGGCGGGACTTAATTTTGTTGGCAATGCATATTATCATAAGGAAGAAAGCGGTAAAAAAAATGTGGCATCCTTTGAATTTGTTCCATGGGTGCTTGCGCAGTGCGCAACGTTAGATGAGGTGCGGGATCTGATCACAGATTTAAATATTGTGGATACATTGTTCAGTGAAAATCTGCCGGCCGGCATGCTGCACTGGATCATTTCGGATAAGAGCGGATCGATCACGGTAGAGTCCATGAAAGACGGACTGCATATCCATGAAAATCCGGTTGGGGTCCTGACAAACAATCCGCCATTTGAGCAGCAGATGTTTATGCTGAATAATTACATGGGACTGTCACCAAAACAGCCGGAAAATCATTTTGCGGATAAACTGGATCTGAATATGTACAGTCGTGGCATGGGAGCATTAGGACTGCCGGGTGATCTTTCATCAGCTTCCCGTTTTGCGAGAGTCGCGTTTACAAAAATGAACGCAGTTTCTGACGATTCCGAGGAGGAGAGTGTGGCACAGTTTTTCCATATCTTAGGATCTGTCGACCAGCAGAGAGGCTGCTGCGAGGTATCCGATGGAAAATATGAGATCACGATCTACACCTCCTGCTGTAATGCAAGCCGTGGAATTTATTACTACACCACATATTCCAACAGCCAGATCACGGCGGTGGACATGCACAGAGAAGATCTTGACGGAAGTGTTCCGGTGCATTATCCAATGCTCACAAAACAACAGATCCTGTGGCAGAATTAA